From Trichomycterus rosablanca isolate fTriRos1 chromosome 27, fTriRos1.hap1, whole genome shotgun sequence, a single genomic window includes:
- the irx6a gene encoding Iroquois homeobox protein 6a — protein sequence MSFSQFGYPYNATSQFFMSPKPSTTCCDTISRSVSDGSSAPQVSAAAASFCCAPACEKRLVSGARTELSAALGMYSAPYAPPHAYANYFQYGADSSSIYSTLAPQYEIKEGTANLHSGISQPSAYYTYDHSLGQYQYDRYGTVDFNASARRKNATRETTSTLKTWLYEHRKNPYPTKGEKIMLAIITKMTLTQVSTWFANARRRLKKENKMTWSPKNKAGDERKDRVEEEAVGKESKDDLKDERDLHLSDLDDLEDEDEDLDKLDSDCEKSNQDAAPLSKPSLPAFSPPRRDCPELPPPSTFSAFPCKMKSVMALVPDYLDPLCSIQQSQQLPSLPASIGSVSMSDQKPRIWSLARTAAPEIGQRGQEIQAGIKTEAARVPRVGSGEHCGNAKGLQDPSILGETESLFEKAAQGANKVYSTASYRGLQRHCSSYQASTNSCQFSTMEGSCSGGKSVPESSELSGACLMLQEAKTTAFRPVMKR from the exons ATGTCCTTCTCTCAGTTCGGATATCCCTACAATGCAACTTCTCAg TTTTTCATGTCACCAAAGCCCAGCACGACTTGCTGCGATACGATATCCAGGTCGGTATCGGACGGTTCCAGCGCGCCCCAGGTCTCCGCCGCCGCCGCATCTTTCTGCTGCGCGCCCGCCTGTGAGAAGCGCCTGGTGTCGGGAGCGCGCACGGAGCTGAGCGCCGCGCTCGGGATGTACAGCGCTCCGTACGCACCGCCACACGCCTACGCCAACTACTTCCAGTACGGAGCGGATTCGTCCAGCATCTACTCCACACTG GCACCTCAGTATGAGATTAAAGAGGGCACTGCGAACCTCCACAGTGGAATCAGCCAACCCAGTGCCTACTACACATATGACCACTCACTGGGCCAGTATCAATATGACAG GTACGGGACGGTAGACTTTAACGCCTCAGCCAGGAGAAAGAACGCCACACGTGAGACCACGAGCACCCTTAAAACCTGGCTTTATGAGCACCGCAAGAACCCGTACCCCACCAAGGGTGAGAAGATCATGCTGGCCATCATCACCAAGATGACCCTCACTCAGGTGTCCACCTGGTTCGCCAACGCTCGGAGGAGGCTGAAGAAGGAAAACAAGATGACCTGGTCGCCCAAGAATAAAGCAGGAGATGAGAGGAAGGACAGGGTGGAGGAGGAAGCTGTGGGCAAAG AATCTAAAGACGACCTAAAGGACGAGCGAGATCTCCACCTCAGCGACCTGGATGATCtagaagatgaagatgaggacCTCGACAAGCTGGACAGTGACTGTGAGAAATCAAACCAAGACGCTGCACCTCTTTCCAAACCTTCTCTTCCCGCCTTTAGCCCTCCACGGAGAGACTGCCCCGAGCTTCCTCCCCCGTCCACCTTTTCTGCTTTTCCTTGCAAAATGAAGAGCGTCATGGCTCTCGTCCCCGACTACCTGGACCCACTGTGCTCCATACAGCAGTCGCAGCAGCTCCCCTCGTTACCCGCCTCCATCGGGTCCGTCTCCATGTCGGATCAGAAGCCGAGGATCTGGTCCCTGGCCCGGACCGCTGCTCCCGAGATCGGCCAGCGTGGACAGGAAATACAGGCCGGAATTAAAACGGAAGCTGCCAGGGTGCCGAGGGTGGGAAGCGGTGAACACTGCGGGAATGCCAAGGGTCTTCAGGACCCATCGATTTTAGGAGAGACTGAAAGTTTGTTTGAAAAGGCAGCACAAGGGGCGAACAAGGTGTACAGTACAGCGAGCTACAGGGGCCTACAGCGCCACTGTTCCTCATACCAGGCTTCCACCAACTCGTGCCAGTTCTCCACCATGGAAG GATCGTGCAGCGGGGGAAAATCCGTGCCCGAGTCCTCCGAGCTCAGTGGCGCGTGTTTAATGCTGCAGGAAGCCAAAACAACTGCTTTCAGACCTGTAATGAAGAGGTGA